In one Mauremys mutica isolate MM-2020 ecotype Southern chromosome 3, ASM2049712v1, whole genome shotgun sequence genomic region, the following are encoded:
- the ANKRD66 gene encoding ankyrin repeat domain-containing protein 66 isoform X2 has protein sequence MTELHEAVALGNYDLVNELLKKGLCDVNYKDTDWNDRTPLHWAAAKGQSELIKLLVQHGARLCLRTDVGWTPAHFAAESGRLGVLRTLHFLHAAIDAADLYGDTPRRIAEIYGHKDCAKFLEILRYPLRKLKELCDLGDQLHSMNTE, from the exons ATGACAGAGCTTCATGAAGCTGTAGCTCTGGGCAATTACGATTTAGTGAATGAGCTTCtaaaaaaagggctttgtgatGTGAATTACAAAGATACGGACTGGAATGACAGGACACCACTACACTGGGCTGCTGCTAAAG GGCAATCGGAGCTGATAAAGCTACTTGTGCAGCATGGCGCTCGCCTTTGCTTGAGAACTGATGTGGGTTGGACTCCAGCTCATTTTGCGGCTGAGTCAGGAAGACTAGGTGTGCTAAGGACTCTTCATTTTTTGCATGCCGCCATCGATGCAGCAGATCTCTATGGGGACACTCCGAGAAGGATTGCAGAAATCTATGGCCACAAAGACTGCGCGAAGTTCTTAGAAAT cctcaGATATCCATTGAGGAAACTGAAAGAATTGTGTGACCTGGGTGACCAATTGCACAGCATGAACACTGAATAA
- the ANKRD66 gene encoding ankyrin repeat domain-containing protein 66 isoform X1, whose amino-acid sequence MTELHEAVALGNYDLVNELLKKGLCDVNYKDTDWNDRTPLHWAAAKGQSELIKLLVQHGARLCLRTDVGWTPAHFAAESGRLGVLRTLHFLHAAIDAADLYGDTPRRIAEIYGHKDCAKFLEIAEVECRDYRLVAGLKGIQLDQTDEDWELKKEELEKNTPCAQTKYTRSTQKKNRGKNVKQ is encoded by the exons ATGACAGAGCTTCATGAAGCTGTAGCTCTGGGCAATTACGATTTAGTGAATGAGCTTCtaaaaaaagggctttgtgatGTGAATTACAAAGATACGGACTGGAATGACAGGACACCACTACACTGGGCTGCTGCTAAAG GGCAATCGGAGCTGATAAAGCTACTTGTGCAGCATGGCGCTCGCCTTTGCTTGAGAACTGATGTGGGTTGGACTCCAGCTCATTTTGCGGCTGAGTCAGGAAGACTAGGTGTGCTAAGGACTCTTCATTTTTTGCATGCCGCCATCGATGCAGCAGATCTCTATGGGGACACTCCGAGAAGGATTGCAGAAATCTATGGCCACAAAGACTGCGCGAAGTTCTTAGAAAT AGCTGAGGTGGAGTGCAGGGACTACCGTTTGGTGGCAGGATTGAAAGGAATTCAATTGGACCAGACAGATGAAGACTGGGAACTCAAGAAAGAAGAGCTTGAGAAAAATACACCCTGTGCTCAAACGAAGTATACACGCTCTACTCAAAAGAAAAACAGAGGAAAGAATGTGAAACAATAG